A stretch of Canis lupus familiaris isolate Mischka breed German Shepherd chromosome 11, alternate assembly UU_Cfam_GSD_1.0, whole genome shotgun sequence DNA encodes these proteins:
- the C11H5orf15 gene encoding keratinocyte-associated transmembrane protein 2, whose product MAAAALRRMRGAVRAKLRPSPGLQASGVLARPLVLALLLASATTSRALPQTNLSSHTVLQPDVSAPSTSAVTHENQTKLSVFQIRTTLQPTASTEKSGGASVAPHPSPTTSLSQEETGNNEDPSIEEEDLLTLNSSPSTAKDTLDNGDYGEPDYDWTTSPRDDESSEALEENRNYMEIEQSVRSFKSPSSNIEEEDSHFFFHLIIFAFCIAVVYITYHNKRKIFLLVQSRKWRDGLCSKTVEYHRLDQNVNEAMPSLKITNDYIF is encoded by the exons ATGGCCGCTGCTGCCTTGAGGAGGATGAGGGGAGCCGTGCGAGCGAAACTGCGGCCCTCGCCGGGCCTCCAGGCGTCCGGGGTGCTGGCGCGGCCGCTGGTCCTGGCGCTCCTGCTCGCGTCCGCCACCACGTCCAGGG CTCTTCCACAAACCAATTTGTCGAGCCACACTGTACTCCAGCCAGATGTTTCTGCTCCAAGTACGAGTGCTGTAACAcatgaaaaccaaaccaaactttCTGTCTTCCAAATCCGCACCACTCTCCAACCCACAGCTAGTACAGAGAAAAGTGGAGGAGCATCTGTGGCCCCTCATCCCTCACCTACTACTTCTCTGTCTCAAGAGGAAACAGGTAACAATGAAGATCCCAGCATAGAGGAAGAGGATCTTCTCACGCTCAATAGTTCTCCGTCCACTGCCAAAGACACTCTGGACAATGGAGACTATGGAGAACCAGACTATgactggaccaccagccccagagACGATGAGTCCAGTGAGGCCCTGGAAGAAAACAGGAACTACATGGAAATTGAACAGTCAGTGAGGTCTTTTAAGAGCCCATCCTCAAATATTGAAGAGGAAGatagccatttcttttttcatcttattatttttgctttttgtattgcTGTTGTTTACATTACATATCACAACAAAAGGAAG attttccttCTGGTTCAAAGCAGGAAATGGCGTGATGGTCTTTGTTCCAAAACAGTGGAATATCATCGTCTAGACCAGAATGTTAATGAGGCAATGCCTTCTCTGAAGATTAccaatgattatattttttaa